CCCTTCCTGAGAATGTAATCCAGCGCCACGGCGGCTCTGGCTGCCGACAGCTCCCAGTTGGATGGAAACTTGTTTGTTGAAATCGGCCGATCATCCGTATGCCCCCGAACGACCAGATTCAGCTTGTAGTCCTTGAGCACCTTGACCACGTTATCCAGAATGGCACTGGCGCGCGTCGTGAGTTCCGCAGTTCCGGGCTTGAACATGGCTGCGGAATCCGCGCTGAAAACGACACCGTCGCGATCCGCGGTCACTCCGGTTCCCTTCCGCATTTCCACATCTTCATCCTCAAGCAGCGACTTGATGCGCATGACCACACCGAGAAGCAGCCGCTCGTCATGGGAAATCTTGGACACCATGTCCTGCGTGCTCTTGCTGGTATTGAACAGAGCCATGTCCTTGGACACCGCCCGGACTTCCCTGACGCCGAACGCCCCTTTCAGGGAGCCCATCGCATCCCGGAACTTCTCCACATCCTGCTCGGCAAACGAGAGAAGCAGGACGAAAAAGCAGAGCAGCAACGTCATCATGTCGGCAAACGTCGCCATCCAGGCGGGCAACCCCTCCTCCTGCTTGGGAGGTTCCGGCTGCCTTGGTTCCAGAACTTCTTGCTTGTCTGCCATGGATCGACCCCGGGCGGGCTAGGATTCCTCGCGGAGAGCCGGAGACAAAAAGGCCTGCAGCTTTTCCTTGACCACGGTGGGATGGTCGCCCTTTTGCAAGGACGCGACACCTTCTATCATGATCTGCATGAACAGGGCGTCCTCTTCCGAACGCTGTTCCAGCTTGGTTGCCAGAGGCAGAAAAACCACGTTGGCCAGCACAGCACCGTAAAACGTGGTCAGCAGTGCCACGGCCATGGCCGGGCCGATGGAGGACGGGTCGGACAGGTTCTGCAGCATGTTCACAAGGCCGATAAGCGTCCCGATCATGCCGAAAGCCGGAGCCATGGTTCCCATTCCCTTGAAAACCCCCTGCCCGGCTCTGTGCCGCTGCTTCATGAAATCAAGCTCGATTTCCATGACGGATCGCACGAGAGATTCGCTGGAACCATCCACAACAAGCATGACCCCTTTCTTGAGGTACGCGTCATCGATGTTGACCTTTTCCAAAGCAACCAGACTTTCCTTGCGCGCGGTATCCGCGAGCGAGGTAATCAGACGAATCATGTCCTGCGGATCCTGAGACTTGAACAGAATGGTCTTCATGGCCACCTTGGCCGTGCCAATGACCGTTTTCAGAGGGAACATGACGAAAGTTGCGGCCAGCGTACCGCCGACAACCACGACCAGGGACGGCGGATCCACAAAACCGCCGGCATTGCCTCCCATGAGGACAGTGGTGACGATAAGGCCGAAACCGCCGACAAGTCCGATTAACGTTGCAATATCCATATGTAGCTAGCCAAGCCTCTTTGAAGACGTTCCAATCTTCACTTCGTAGTTCTCGTAATAGAAATAGACGTCCTCGAAATAGTCGTCCACCTTCAGGAAAGCGTCCCCGATGCTGATTTCGACACCGGGCTTGACCACGCCGGGCACGAGGATCTTGCATTCATCAAGGCATTCGGTTCCCTGAATTCCTTCCCACAGCTTGACCTTGAGCATCTTGACCAGATTGAGTTCCTTGATCGCCGCCTCAAGCTTGGGACCGAATTCCTCTCGAAAATCGGGCCCCTTGCTCATCTGTTTTTCATAAGTCTTGATCCGGTCGTGCAGCAATCTGATCCGGGCGTTGTATTCCTCGTCAGCGTACATCAATGTCGGATTGTAGCCGAGTATAATTCGGGTGCTCGTGTCCAATCCGCCGCCAAGCTGTTCTCCCACATAGATATACTCATGGCAGACGATTCTTCCGCCCGTCAGGCGGCCTCCCACGGCCAATCTGCGACCGGCATACACATCGCTGTGCATGAGTGCACCCTTGACCAGCACGTCCTCGCCCGCCTTGAGCGTGGCGTTTTCGCAAAACGCCAGTTTCATGGTCTTGCCGGACTCGAGAAACGCCTCGTGACTTCCCTTGACTCCGCCCCGACAACTCAGGCTGTGCAGGGCCTCCACTCTGGCACCTTCGATCTGTCCATCGATCCTGACATCTCGCCCGCCGACATGAAATCCGCTGCGCACGCAGCCTCTGACAGTGAGATTGCCGATGAAATCAATGTTGCCGGTATTGTAATCGACGTCCTTTTCAATGGTCAGTTTTTCATGGACGCGAATCCTGCCATCGCTGTACCCGACCCAACCATTGACTGCGGCATACAGACGATCCGGGTGCCTATGCTTGATGCCGGTCCCGTGCCCGGCCGGAAACTTTCTTTCCTCGAAAAGGTATCGGGAATCCAGCTTTTCGGCTTCCTCTTCGTCAACCTCGACCCACTCCGCAATGACGTTGCCGGCTTCGACATTCTGAACGTAGTTCAATTCGAAATGATCAACACTTCCATCCGCCTGTTTTTCCGGAACCAATCGGCGACGACCCGTATCCGGATCAAAATGATGTTTCAGGTAGTAAGGCATCGGCACCCCTTGGATGATTCAGCTTGTCCGGTCCCAAATTCGGGACCATCACCTTCCTTTCCACAAAACAGACGTGTTCACAAGGAGCGAACAGGCCACCCTTATGGAAGTGATTATCATACTTACACCTTACACAGGCCGTCAATGCTATAGCCACACCATCCCGAGAATTCAAGATGTCGGGAACCATTTGGGGAATACTCCCGATCTGCCCCTACCCTCCCTAAAGAAAACGCCCCGCCTGCCGATAAATCAGACGTAAACGGGAACCCAGGTTGGGATCATTCGTGCAACACCAGGGAGGGAGACCATGAATATCCCGGAAGTCAACAACGAGGTGCGGGCTCTTCGTTCGGAGAACGTCACGCCTGCCGTGAAGCCGCAGGAAAGTCCTCCGCAGGACATGAGCTTTCGCAAGGATGCCGTACAGAAAACGGGAAAGGCCGACGCTGACCCGCAAAAGGAAGGCAGTGCCTCCCGCGAGGAAGTGGAACGGCAGGTTCAGACCGTCCAGGAAAAGCTGGACGCCAGGGACATCAAGCTCAAGTTCAATGTCCTTGAAAAGGAAGACACGGTTCAGGTGGAAGTCCAGGACGAACAGGGCAAGGTCATCCGAAAGATTCCGGCTGATGAGATGATCAAGCTCTCGCAGTCCATCAAGGAATTCGTCGGCGGATTTCTGGACAGGACGTCCTGATCGCGGTCAAGGCAATCACGCCTCGTGCGAAGTTTCGCTCAAGGCTTGGACAAGGCTCCGGCCCTGCAGGTCGGACGCTTTGTCGCGTCTTGCCTATTTCTCCGGGTTCGGGCATATTGAGTACAGGGAAATCCCAGCAGGGGAGGCAGTATGTCCGATATCAGCATCTCCGCCATGACGCCTCAGTCCATGGCCTTTGACGAACAATCCATAGGTATCCAGTCCGTGGGGCAGAATTCGAACACCGAAATTTCCGGCGTGAATCCCGACGGCATGGATCAGGTCGAGATGGCTCCGGCCGGAGCGGAACTCGCATCCAGAAACACGGAGTTCTTCGGATCCGGGACCGATTTCTCGTCCACGGGAACCGATGTCGACATTCAAAAGGCCGTCAGCAACGCCCTCATGGACGGCACGGGGTCCATTGCCGACAAGGTTGCCTGACCCCCTCCCGGACAGAAAACGAAAAAGGCCATCCGCACATATGTGGATGGCCTTTTTCGTTTACTCACCGTCTTTTCCTATTCCTTGCGAAATATCCGTCCTGCCGCCTTGGTAAACCTGCCCACGCCTCTGGCCCCGGAACTGACGGCATCGGCCGAAGCATGTGCAGCTCTGGAAGTCGCAT
Above is a window of Pseudodesulfovibrio tunisiensis DNA encoding:
- a CDS encoding OmpA/MotB family protein; the protein is MADKQEVLEPRQPEPPKQEEGLPAWMATFADMMTLLLCFFVLLLSFAEQDVEKFRDAMGSLKGAFGVREVRAVSKDMALFNTSKSTQDMVSKISHDERLLLGVVMRIKSLLEDEDVEMRKGTGVTADRDGVVFSADSAAMFKPGTAELTTRASAILDNVVKVLKDYKLNLVVRGHTDDRPISTNKFPSNWELSAARAAVALDYILRKGNIEVSRAKAVGYADTRPAAPNDSPENRRRNQRVEFYLHMPQRDAW
- a CDS encoding motility protein A, translating into MDIATLIGLVGGFGLIVTTVLMGGNAGGFVDPPSLVVVVGGTLAATFVMFPLKTVIGTAKVAMKTILFKSQDPQDMIRLITSLADTARKESLVALEKVNIDDAYLKKGVMLVVDGSSESLVRSVMEIELDFMKQRHRAGQGVFKGMGTMAPAFGMIGTLIGLVNMLQNLSDPSSIGPAMAVALLTTFYGAVLANVVFLPLATKLEQRSEEDALFMQIMIEGVASLQKGDHPTVVKEKLQAFLSPALREES
- a CDS encoding FapA family protein; the encoded protein is MPYYLKHHFDPDTGRRRLVPEKQADGSVDHFELNYVQNVEAGNVIAEWVEVDEEEAEKLDSRYLFEERKFPAGHGTGIKHRHPDRLYAAVNGWVGYSDGRIRVHEKLTIEKDVDYNTGNIDFIGNLTVRGCVRSGFHVGGRDVRIDGQIEGARVEALHSLSCRGGVKGSHEAFLESGKTMKLAFCENATLKAGEDVLVKGALMHSDVYAGRRLAVGGRLTGGRIVCHEYIYVGEQLGGGLDTSTRIILGYNPTLMYADEEYNARIRLLHDRIKTYEKQMSKGPDFREEFGPKLEAAIKELNLVKMLKVKLWEGIQGTECLDECKILVPGVVKPGVEISIGDAFLKVDDYFEDVYFYYENYEVKIGTSSKRLG
- a CDS encoding flagellar protein FlaG, encoding MNIPEVNNEVRALRSENVTPAVKPQESPPQDMSFRKDAVQKTGKADADPQKEGSASREEVERQVQTVQEKLDARDIKLKFNVLEKEDTVQVEVQDEQGKVIRKIPADEMIKLSQSIKEFVGGFLDRTS